One part of the Mariniblastus fucicola genome encodes these proteins:
- a CDS encoding ferredoxin — protein sequence MAKRLSVVISQSPSKNPKKKKLEEDIVMGLMIESGIDVTVVPNLYDLKADGTGMLALKKLGGNLVVCSWLFERAAHWVMDRNQIHGHVGETLLKNDDEDDDEEAEESEQDDKDRVIDQREIPDRKIYCLDLKTSMKAADFVEEIKRIHTENAVQIVGLGGGLGGSAPANNGVALNGASPNGATSNGSASNSLPVVAASPEASEPVVQRIEENDGRRWYPVIDYSRCTNCMECIDFCLFGVYGVDRIDTILVEQPDNCRKGCPACSRVCPENAIMFPQHKTPAIAGSSDGVASMKIDLSQLFGAPESNKSAEEIAALERDEQLVLARRDTVGMQGLKKRQENRIDEPKDELDDLVDQLDDFDV from the coding sequence ATGGCCAAGCGACTCTCCGTTGTCATCTCACAAAGCCCCAGCAAGAATCCCAAAAAGAAAAAGCTGGAAGAAGACATCGTCATGGGCTTGATGATCGAAAGCGGAATCGACGTCACCGTCGTGCCCAACCTTTACGATCTCAAAGCCGACGGCACCGGTATGCTTGCGCTGAAAAAACTTGGCGGCAATCTGGTGGTGTGCTCATGGTTGTTCGAACGAGCCGCCCACTGGGTGATGGATCGCAATCAGATTCACGGCCACGTTGGCGAAACGCTGCTGAAGAATGACGACGAAGATGATGACGAAGAGGCGGAAGAGTCAGAGCAGGACGACAAGGATCGCGTCATCGACCAACGCGAAATTCCTGATCGAAAGATCTACTGTCTGGATTTGAAGACTTCAATGAAGGCGGCTGACTTTGTCGAAGAGATCAAGCGTATCCACACAGAAAACGCAGTTCAGATCGTGGGCCTCGGTGGCGGGCTTGGCGGATCGGCACCCGCGAACAATGGAGTCGCTCTAAATGGAGCTTCGCCCAACGGCGCGACTTCAAACGGCTCCGCTTCGAACTCGCTTCCCGTCGTTGCGGCGTCTCCGGAAGCCAGCGAACCGGTCGTGCAACGCATCGAAGAAAACGATGGTCGCCGTTGGTATCCCGTCATCGACTACAGCCGGTGCACAAACTGCATGGAGTGCATCGACTTTTGCCTGTTCGGCGTTTACGGCGTGGATCGCATCGACACGATTTTGGTCGAGCAACCTGACAACTGTCGCAAAGGCTGCCCGGCGTGCAGTCGCGTTTGTCCTGAAAACGCGATCATGTTCCCGCAGCACAAGACCCCAGCGATCGCTGGATCGTCCGATGGCGTCGCCAGCATGAAGATCGACTTGTCGCAACTGTTCGGTGCACCCGAAAGTAACAAGAGCGCTGAAGAGATCGCAGCGTTGGAACGCGACGAGCAGCTTGTTCTTGCTCGTCGCGACACGGTTGGCATGCAGGGCCTGAAGAAGCGTCAGGAAAATCGCATCGACGAACCGAAAGATGAGCTTGATGACCTGGTCGATCAGCTGGACGATTTCGACGTCTAA